Genomic DNA from Nevskia ramosa DSM 11499:
CTCCTCGCGCGGATTGCTGATGAACGCGGTTTCGACCAACACCGAAGGGATATCCGGCGACTTCAGCACCATGAAGCCGGCCTGCTGCACTTCCGCCTTCTGCAGGCGATTGATGCGGCCCATCGAACTCAGCATGCGGCCGCCGAGATCGAAGCTGGCTTCCATCGTCGCGCCCTGCGAGATGTCGATCAGCACCGCGGCGACATTGTCGTCCTGCTTCTGCAAGGCGACGCCGCCAACCAGATCCGCCGCGTTCTCGTGATTGGCGATCCAGCGCGCCTGCTCGCTCGACGCGCCGCGCTCGGACAGCACGTAGACCGCCGAACCCTGCATGCCGCGATCTTCGGTGGCATTGGCATGGATCGACACGAACAGATCGGCATCGACCTGACGCGCTCTCACCGTGCGAGTCCGCAGTTCGATGAAGGTATCGCTGTCGCGGGTCAGCACCGCGCGCATGCCAGGCTGATCGTCGATCTTCTTCTTCAGCTTGCGGGCGATCGCCAGGGTCACGTCCTTTTCGCGCAGGCCGCCGAGGCCGATCGCTCCCGGATCGGTACCGCCGTGCCCGGCATCGACGGCGATGACGATTTCCTTCTCCGACACCCGGAAGCGGCCATTGGCGCGGGGCGCAACGAGCGGCGCGGATTCGGCCGTCGACGCAGCGACGGTCTGCACCTGGATCGGTGCAACGGCCGGTGCTGGTGGCTGCACGACCGGCGTCGGGTTCAAGGCCGGCGTCGCGGGTGCCGTGGCAACAATGCCGAGCGCCGGGCTGACCACCGGTGCCGGCAGTACGCGGACTGCGCCGGGCGTCTTCGGAATCAGGTCGACGATCAGCCGATAACCGTAGCCACCGTCGGGCTGCAGGCCGAAGGAATGCGGCAGGACTTTCTCGCTGACATCGAGCACCACGCGCAGACCCTTCTCGCGCGGACCAGTGCGCAATGCCTTGATCAGGCCAGCGCCGGCACCGCTCGAGGGCAGCGCGGTGCCGCGATGAGCATCGGAGAAATCGATGACCACGCGATCAGGATTGGCGAGGGTGAAAACCTTCGGCGTGGTTTCGGCGTCGAGATCGAAGACCACACGCGTCGAGTCCGGGCCGTCGAGCAGGCGCAGCTCGCGCAGCTCGGTCGCGGCGGCAGCCTGCGCGGTCAGCAGCAACAAAAATCCGGTCAATGCGCGCATGAAGCCCCATCGGGGTCGATCAAAGCCAGAAGATACGGCTTGACGGCCGTGACTTCAACAGATTTCGAAGAAATTTCGTATCGAAATCAGTGCTTAGTACCAACTATCTCATGCTCTATCGCAAGTTCGGCACGATTTCCGGCCAGCGCGCGGCGATCAACGGCCATTCCGCCGTCGTTTCAAGCTCGGCCAAGCGGCCTTCACCATCGGCCGACAGCCGTACGACGAGGCTCGCCGGCGGCAGAAAACCAGTGCCGCATTCCGGCCATTCGACCAGCCACCAGCAGCGTGACGGCGCGTAATCGTCGAGGCCCAGACCTTCGAGTTCATCCGGATGTTTCAAGCGATACAGGTCCATGTGCAGCAGATCCTGATCGCCGATCCGGTAGGGCTCGATCAGCGTGTACGTAGGGCTGCGAATGCTGCCGCTGACGCCGAGCGAGCGTAGAAAACCCCGTGCCAGCGTGGTCTTGCCGGCACCGAGCGTGCCCTGCAGGTAGATCACCCCGCCCGGCCGCGACGTGGTCTCGGCGGCGAGTCGCGCACCGAGCGCTTCGGTCGCGGCATCGTCAGCCAGCTTGATCGTCAGACAGCTCATGGATTGACCTGCGCACGCAGCGCGTCGACTACATCGGAAGCAATCAGCCCACGCTCACCGCCTGCAATCGCCACGGCATCACCGGCTCTGGCATGCGCCGTCACCGCCGCCGCTGCGGCAATGCCTAACGGCAAACCCTGGGCGAGAAACGCAGCGCCGATACCGGTCAGCACATCGCCCATGCCACCGACGCCCATGCCCGGATTGCCATAAGGACAAATCCGCAGAACTTCACCATCCGCAATCAGGCTGCCCGCGCCTTTCAGCACCACTACTCCTCCATAGCGCGCCTGCAGTGCTTGTACGGCAGCAATTCGATCCCGCTGAACAGCAGCGGTGCTGCAGCCGAGCAGGCGGCCGGCTTCGCCTGGATGGGGCGTCAGCAGCCAGTCATCACGTCGATGAGGCGACGCTTGTTGCGCGAGCAGGTTCAACGCGTCGGCATCGACCACCGTCGGCAGCGCTGCTGCTACTGTCACATCGAACATCACCCGGCTCCAGTCGTCGGTACCCAGCCCGGGACCGACCGCGATGACGTCGGCGCGGGCGATCAGCGTTGCCAGTGCTTCCGGCGATTCGATGCCGCGCACCATCAGGTCAGGCTGCGCGGCCGCCAGAAGCTGCGCATGGGCGGCGCGGGTCGCGATGGTCACCAGGCCGGCGCCAGCACGGAGCGCGGCTCGACCGGCGAGCAGGATCGCGCCGAGCATGCCGTGGTCTCCGCCGATCAGCAGCACATGGCCGTGATCGCCCTTGTGGCCGGTGCGGCTGCGGCGCGGCAGCCAGCGGCGAAGATGCGAGGCGTCGATGCGTTCAGCGATCGGGATCAGACCGTCGTGGACGTGCTCCGGCACGTCCAACGTCGCCAGTTCCACATGGCCGGCGAAGGCAGGCCCTTGGCCGGTCAACAAGCCGATCTTCTGCGCGATGAAGGTCACCGTCAGATCAGCATTGATCACCTTGCCCGGCACATGCCCGGTATCGGCGATCAGACCGGACGGAATATCGAGCGCCAGCACTGCAACACCGTTCGCATGCGCGGCATTGGCCGCGACGATGGCATCCGCGGTCTCGCCTTCCAGCGCTCGGCTCAGGCCGACGCCGTACAGCGCGTCGACGATCAGATCGGCCACCAGCAGCGCCTCGGCAGACGTGGCCGACCAGCGTTCGACGGCACCAACCGCCAGCCAGGCTGCGCGCGCCGTCAGTGCATCGCCACGACGCGGCAAGTCTTCGCATTCGAGCACTTGCACCGTGCAGCCATCAGCTATAGCGAGACGCGCGAGTTCATAGCCGTCACCGCCGTTGTTGCCGGGCCCACAGAGAACGGTGACAGCTCTGAGCTCCGGCCAGCGCCCCCGGGCAGCCCGCCATGCGGCCAGTGCGGCGCGCTGCATGAGTGTGAAACCGGGGATCCCGCAGTCCTCGATCGCGCGCCGGTCCAGTTCGCGCACCTGGGCTGCGGAATACAATCGCGCCGCAATGTTTTCCATGCCGCCAGTATAAGTGTCCGCCCCTTCTGAACCCCTCGCTGCACCTCGCGATTGGGCTGCGGAAATCCGTGATCGCGCCCGCGCGCTGGGCTTCGCCGATGCCGGCGTTGCCAGCCTGGCGCTGGATGACGATCACGCCCATCTGCGCCGCTGGCTCGATGAAGGCCTGCATGGCGGCATGGGCTGGATGGCCGAACACGCAGCGCTGCGCGCTGACCCCGCGCAACTGCATCCGGGCACCATTACGGTGATCAGCGTGCGGCTCGACTATCGGCCTTCGGCCGAAGATGCCGACGCCGTGCTTGCCGATGCGGAGGCCGCCTACATCTCGCGTTATGCCTTGGGTCGCGATTACCACAAGCTGATGCGCAAGCGGCTCAAGGCGCTCGCCGAACAGCTCACCCAGACCATCGCGCCGCACGGCTATCGGGTGTTTGCCGACAGCGCGCCGGTGCTCGAGAAAGCGCTGGCCCGCAATGCCGGGCTCGGCTGGATCGGCAAGCACACGCTGGTGCTCAATCGCGAAGCTGGCTCCTGGTTCTTCCTCGGCGAGATCTATACCGATCTGCCGATCGACGCCGTGCCTGCGGAACCGGTGACGCCGCGTTGTGGCAGTTGCACGGCCTGCATCGACATCTGCCCGACGCAGGCGATCATCGGCCCGTATCGGCTCGATGCGCGGCGCTGCATTTCCTATCTGACCATCGAGCACCACGGCGATATTCCCGAGGAATTGCGGCCGGCGATCGGCAACCGCATCTTCGGCTGCGATGACTGCCAGCTCGCCTGCCCGTGGAACCGCTACGCGAAGCTCGACGCGACGCCGGATTTCGCGCCGCGCCACGGCCTTGACACCGCTCGGCTGATCGATCTGTTTGCCTGGACTGAAGATGAGTACCTGAGCCGCACCGAAGGCATGGCCCTGCGCCGCGCCGGCCACTTGCGCTGGCTACGCAACATCGCGGTGGCGATCGGTAACGCGCTGGCTGATGTCCGGCTCAGCGAAGCTGCGGCTAGCGCGCTCGTCGACGCACTCGATTCGCGTTCGGCGTTTCCGGATTCAACGGTGCAATCTCATATTCGATGGGCGCTGAAGCGTCGTCCGGCGGCGGGCAGTAGATCGACGGCCCTTCATAGCGGCTGATCTTCTGCCGCGTTCCTTCGTACGCTGCCTTCAGTGCGGCATCGGTCTCGCCTTTCAGGGCTTCGTCGAGCTGCTGCTCGGCAAGATCGACGCAGTGGCGCT
This window encodes:
- the queG gene encoding tRNA epoxyqueuosine(34) reductase QueG; this translates as MSAPSEPLAAPRDWAAEIRDRARALGFADAGVASLALDDDHAHLRRWLDEGLHGGMGWMAEHAALRADPAQLHPGTITVISVRLDYRPSAEDADAVLADAEAAYISRYALGRDYHKLMRKRLKALAEQLTQTIAPHGYRVFADSAPVLEKALARNAGLGWIGKHTLVLNREAGSWFFLGEIYTDLPIDAVPAEPVTPRCGSCTACIDICPTQAIIGPYRLDARRCISYLTIEHHGDIPEELRPAIGNRIFGCDDCQLACPWNRYAKLDATPDFAPRHGLDTARLIDLFAWTEDEYLSRTEGMALRRAGHLRWLRNIAVAIGNALADVRLSEAAASALVDALDSRSAFPDSTVQSHIRWALKRRPAAGSRSTALHSG
- the tsaE gene encoding tRNA (adenosine(37)-N6)-threonylcarbamoyltransferase complex ATPase subunit type 1 TsaE; protein product: MSCLTIKLADDAATEALGARLAAETTSRPGGVIYLQGTLGAGKTTLARGFLRSLGVSGSIRSPTYTLIEPYRIGDQDLLHMDLYRLKHPDELEGLGLDDYAPSRCWWLVEWPECGTGFLPPASLVVRLSADGEGRLAELETTAEWPLIAARWPEIVPNLR
- a CDS encoding N-acetylmuramoyl-L-alanine amidase, translated to MRALTGFLLLLTAQAAAATELRELRLLDGPDSTRVVFDLDAETTPKVFTLANPDRVVIDFSDAHRGTALPSSGAGAGLIKALRTGPREKGLRVVLDVSEKVLPHSFGLQPDGGYGYRLIVDLIPKTPGAVRVLPAPVVSPALGIVATAPATPALNPTPVVQPPAPAVAPIQVQTVAASTAESAPLVAPRANGRFRVSEKEIVIAVDAGHGGTDPGAIGLGGLREKDVTLAIARKLKKKIDDQPGMRAVLTRDSDTFIELRTRTVRARQVDADLFVSIHANATEDRGMQGSAVYVLSERGASSEQARWIANHENAADLVGGVALQKQDDNVAAVLIDISQGATMEASFDLGGRMLSSMGRINRLQKAEVQQAGFMVLKSPDIPSVLVETAFISNPREEKLLGDADYQDKMAQSIFEGVRSYFARYRPQQIAVNEPPQAAAPAQGKAKAVQVRLKR
- a CDS encoding bifunctional ADP-dependent NAD(P)H-hydrate dehydratase/NAD(P)H-hydrate epimerase, translated to MENIAARLYSAAQVRELDRRAIEDCGIPGFTLMQRAALAAWRAARGRWPELRAVTVLCGPGNNGGDGYELARLAIADGCTVQVLECEDLPRRGDALTARAAWLAVGAVERWSATSAEALLVADLIVDALYGVGLSRALEGETADAIVAANAAHANGVAVLALDIPSGLIADTGHVPGKVINADLTVTFIAQKIGLLTGQGPAFAGHVELATLDVPEHVHDGLIPIAERIDASHLRRWLPRRSRTGHKGDHGHVLLIGGDHGMLGAILLAGRAALRAGAGLVTIATRAAHAQLLAAAQPDLMVRGIESPEALATLIARADVIAVGPGLGTDDWSRVMFDVTVAAALPTVVDADALNLLAQQASPHRRDDWLLTPHPGEAGRLLGCSTAAVQRDRIAAVQALQARYGGVVVLKGAGSLIADGEVLRICPYGNPGMGVGGMGDVLTGIGAAFLAQGLPLGIAAAAAVTAHARAGDAVAIAGGERGLIASDVVDALRAQVNP